The Lactuca sativa cultivar Salinas chromosome 2, Lsat_Salinas_v11, whole genome shotgun sequence genome includes a window with the following:
- the LOC128132311 gene encoding alpha-amylase-like, with protein MENKGKRERDRVFKKNGILLFPLSTTEYNKGIKAVADIVINHRTGEKQDGSGKYYIFEGGTPDKRLDWGSSLIFKDDDYCVGNGNIDTGDPITGSPVIDHVNPIVQKELSDWMNWLKIEIGFDGWQFDYVKGYSSSFTKIYMTNTSPYFAVGELWSSLAHGQDEKPY; from the coding sequence ATGGAGAACAAAGGCAAAAGAGAACGAGACagggttttcaaaaaaaatgggatTTTACTTTTTCCCCTTTCTACTACCGAGTACAACAAGGGAATCAAAGCCGTTGCAgacatagttataaatcacagaACAGGGGAAAAGCAAGATGGAAGCGGGAAATACTATATCTTCGAGGGTGGAACTCCAGATAAACGCCTTGATTGGGGATCTTCCTTGATTTTCAAAGACGACGACTATTGTGTTGGCAATGGAAATATCGACACAGGAGATCCCATTACAGGTTCCCCAGTCATCGATCACGTAAACCCTATAGTCCAAAAGGAGTTATCTGATTGGATGAATTGGCTCAAGATTGAAATAGGGTTTGATGGGTGGCAATTTGATTACGTAAAAGGGTATTCCTCGAGTTTCACCAAGATCTACATGACCAACACCTCTCCCTATTTTGCAGTTGGAGAGCTATGGAGCTCGTTAGCTCATGGGCAAGATGAAAAACCATATTAA